Genomic window (Zingiber officinale cultivar Zhangliang chromosome 2B, Zo_v1.1, whole genome shotgun sequence):
caaaaatttgtacaagcatagaactatcctagctacccatgtgctttactgaagttaaatttggattacaaatgatgcataacattattaatccaaattgtccttcagaagttaaacttggattggaaacgatacttaacatttcttttactccaagtttaaccgatgtgttcttcataagttaaaccatattacagaagttaattaaatatctatttcaaagatcgacttccaagttaaacatggtgaggcactaggccttcttcggtatgggatcatccaccacttcctagacaaagtctttcaaagaaatcggatatttaacttcttacagtaaactaggtttaactatagagacctcaatagaaacacaatatcgaaacatgaaatcaaaaaataaaatcgataacaaaatgataacctaaaatcgataacctcttgtgtttggtttttcaagatctatacaaaaggatgagctagttatgatgcggaaacaaataactagttatactttttatagcttatagatctcttgatcttctgttgtattcctctccttctcttggacgtcgtgtgggcgacgatctaccaagacgaaatccacccaagcttcttcctttgcttccaagtttcgaccacctTCCACCAAAGGATACTAAGATGCAATACCTCCTtcacttctttcttcttcttctccaagcaactgGCCACCAATGTCTCTCCAAGGCTTGATGCCGCTGGCCACaaagaagaggaaagggagaagagggagAACCGACCACAAGGAATAGAGAAGAGGAATAAGAGATGTGTTCTaccataaggcaccacctcctcttcttttataatccttggtgattaaaaaaaaggaaaattttataacaaaaaataaaacttccttttctatcatgGCATGGCCGATCACAAGCTTGTGCTCCaggcaaggaaagattttaaacaaaattaaaatctctcttctaaaatcctttttgtggatagttataaaaggaatgttttataaattaaaatctctctcttttaaatccttttatggatatctataaaagaacagattttaaaataaaacttctcttttaaaaaacatggttacaaaaaaggaaagttttatcaaaaattaaaatctttctttcacattatagataattacaaataagtaaagatttcaaatctctcttttttaatcctttgtagaaaaactataaaaggaaagattttaaaatttaaaactcttttttaaaaccatatggatgacatcataaaaggaaagactttatcaaaattttatttttaataaaacttccttttctcttatgatatggtcggccccttgcttgggcaccaagtaaggcttggtcggccctagcttgagctccaagcttggcttggccgaccccttgcttgggctccaagcaaggatgtggccggcccttaagcttggttaagaagctgggctttgggtagatataatgctttataaataagaggctacaatagggaccaagaggaggaattggttttggtctcctgatgagcttgagcttcccatgttcgccccgaatacccaactcaagttcatcaataataactcataccactaatgagtcattattacactaccgcactaatcccatattacaatatcagctctttcttatcatgagtgtgctagtctccctgtgtttaagatatcgaatgcccactaattaaataaattactgataactcacttaattaatatctagctccaagagtagtatcactcaaccttattgtcatgttggactaagtccgcctgcagagtttacatgacaatccttatgagctcctcaaggggacatcatcaacctagatcactaggacacagtttcattctataatcaacaacacaccatataaataatatcatttcccaacttatcgggtctattgatttaatgaactaaatctcaccctttgataaattaaaaaaataaatattaagtatacgtgcttgttattatatcatgattaagagtacacacttccataataacagaggtcctgttcttttttacaatcagtataaaaagaacaacctcaaatggtcctgctcaatacactcagagtgtactagtgtaattttataattaagataaactaataccaaattacattaaaatcattccaatggtttgtctcatttcatcttggttgtgagcaactatttataatttataagggactgataacatgatcttctgtgtgacaccacacaccatgttatcttcaatataaattaaatgaacaactacatttagcatgtagacatttgacaaatgtgattcttatttcaaaataaatgtttatacaaaaacctaaacttttagtatacattctaacaaggcACCAGTTCTAGCACTTCCTAATTTTGACAAAGTGTTCGAGGTCAACTGTAATACATCTAACATTGGGATAGCAGTGTTTTGAGTCAATCTGGACATCCGGTTGCTTTCTTCAGCGAAAAACTATCTAGATCCAAGAAGAATTATTCTACCTACGACTTAGAGCTCTATGTCATTGTTCAGTCCTTGAAACATTGACGTCACTACTTAGTACAGAAGGACTGCATTCTATTTACTGATTATAAAGCCTTGAAGTACATCAATGGTCAACACATTTTGAGTAGGCGGCATGCCAAGCGGGTGTCTTATTTGCGCTAAAACACCAAGCCAAGAGCCTGAATCGTGTCACAGATGTCCTGAGCCATCGCTCTTCATTACTTACCATCCTAAGTACCAAAGTGATAGGCTTCGAGGTTTTAACAGATATACGTACATAGTTAGCCTTTTATTTGGAAGGATATTCCAGAAGGTACATGACGGTCGTCATCGTGATTTTATTTTACCTAATGGTTGCCTATTTCATAGATTACAGTGTGTTCTAGATTTTGCACTGAGGCAGCAGATTATCAGTGAACTTCATAATGAGGGGCGCTTCAGTCATGACAAAACACTAGCTCTCATCTCTATTGATTTTTATTGACCCAAGTTAACCAGTAATGTAGCTCACTTTGTAAACTGATGTTATGTATACCAACGATCTAAAGATATTCTCACCAATGTATGCTTGTTCACTCCCTTATCTGTTCCTAAAGCTCCTTGGTTCGATGTCAACATGGATTTTGTATTGGGATTATCCCTAACCCAACGAACCTCGGATTCTATTCTAGTTGTGGTTGACAAGTTTTCAAAGATAAGATATTTTGTAGCTTACAAGAAGTTATGGATGATATCCGGATTGCCTATCTTTACTTCAAGGAAATCGTGCATTTACATGACGTTCGTCGACCAATGACTTCAAACGGTGATACCAAGTTCATCAACCATTTCTAGAAGAGCTTATGAGGAAAACTACGAACACAATTGAACTTTAGCAATACTTACCACCCCTAGACAAATGGTCAGACTAAGGTGGTAAATTAAAGTTTAGGCAATCTTCTGAGGTGTCTAATAGGAACTAAACTAAAGTAGTGAAATTTGATGTTATCTCAAGCAGAGTTCGTCTACAACAGATAAAGAAACAGGACCACAAGTTTGAGTTCTTTTGAGAGTATCTATGGGTAGAACCCATCCTCTCGATTTAACCCCTGTTCCATGTGTAGGACAATTTAATCCTAAAGCAAATGAAATGGCAGAGCATCTTCGAAGCATTCATGAGCAGGTGTAACATACAATTCTTGAGAGCAATATCAAGTATAAGACTTGGGTTGATAGTCATCGTCGTCAAGTACTTTTTGAGGTCAGAGATTTTGTCTGGGTTGTATTAACTCATGATTGTTTCCCTGTTGGTGAGTATAATAAATTTAGGGATCGAAAAATTAGACCGTGTGAGATACTATATAAGATTAGCGATAATATCTACAAGTTACACTTTCCTAGTCATTTGAAGACTTCTGATATCTTTAATGTGAAGCACTTGACTCCTTATTTTGTGGATACTGATGATACTACTACGAACTTGATGACGAGTTATGTTCAAACCAAAGCGATTAATGCAGGACCAACATAGCTAATCTTCAGCGACtcgtaacttttgactcagatatcaTATTGAGGCTCTGTCTATGTTGATGAGTAGCTCTTTCATATATCTACATTTGTTGTCAGGTGGAACCCATAATCGACAAGTTTCGAGTCTGAAAAACATTGTTTAGTACATTTTTAGAGTcacaaaatgttttttaaattattttatgtaatttatatttttaggatatttagggtatttttggtatGTCAGTTATTTATAATTTAAGATTTGTCTATATAAGTGTCATGTTTAGCTATTTGAGGGATTATCTTTAATATTGAATAAAGTtctctttttttttgtaaaaccTAGAGACCGGCGGATTTCtcttattttcagtgatttctcttttgtcttctcctcaattctactTTCTCATCAACTCATAGGATAATTGTTATCATGTCCGACGTCACCTTTAATGTATGTGataaaaatttgataaattatttttagaataggGGGAATGATGAAGTCAAAGATGAAAAACAAATTGCAGCCCAACAAGATAAAGATGGGGATCAAGTTAAGGTCATGGAAAGAAAAGGGCAACTCATTCTAGATCTTCTTGATGATCGGTTACATATCAATGGGGACCCAATTACCTCTTATCAGTTGGGATCGATATATTAAAGTTACCATTAAGATAATTAAAACAGGGTAATTCTGATCAACATTCTATAACAAAACAGGTTTATTAAGAAATGTGAGATTCctcaaaatattctaaaattcctcGGTAATTAACGGTTGAATTATCATTATTTGTTGGACTGTAAGATGATCCTTTTATTGAATAAGCATTAAATTTAGtgttggatataagtgatgtgaatgGATAAGAGGTGAAAGAGGAAAGAGACTTCATTATGAATGAGACCTTAGTCCGACATTGGGAGTCCCGTAgcatgttggttggtttatattgattcacatgaatTGAGGATGTGAATAAATGCATGGGGAGAAACTCTCTTTCATGCATGGATAcgcagggggtgcaaatccaaggtgcactgaaccatgttgactcgtgtgcgagcacgacctacGCACGCTAAATGCTAGACCGGTCGGGACAAAATTTGCCTAAGTGAAACAATCAATATTTTACCACGCAAACCTTTTTGTTGCTTGTGTAATGGATGTCATATGTTTACAAACACAGAAAAGTAGCAGGAGCTCTCCACCCGCGTTCCCTcttcctctgtcgtgcaactcctacTCGACAGAGTGCTCATGATAGTAGTCGAGTACCACTCAGTTTGCCAtaaccaccagtgcttggtgacCGGCCAGGGCAAAATTTGCttaagtggaacaaccaatattttaccaGGCAAACCTTTTTGTTGCTTGTGTAACGGATGTCATATGTTTACAAACACAGAAAAATAGCAGAAGCTCTCCATCCGCGTTCCCTcttcctctgtcgtgcaactcctacTCGACAGAGTGCTCATGATAGTAGTCGAGTACCACTCAGTTCTCTAtaaccaccagtgcttggtggaatcATGGTTAACCGTTGTATCGTGGGAAACAAATGACCCGAGTAAACCTCAAAGCACTGccagaggtggggcgaatctatttcaagaAAACTGCATCAATCGTTGGCCTTAGTCAGCTCACTCGGTCTCTACATCCGCTTGCCCGGTTGGTCTCCTCATCCGCCCGGTTGACCTCTTCGTCTGCCCTGTCAGCCTCTCCGATCGGCCTCTTTGCTCGGTCGACACCAACTCGCTCGGCATGCCTGTTTGCCCGATCAACCTCTCACTCAGCTTGTCTGTTAGCCCGACCAGCTTCTCACTTGGCTTGTCTATTAGCCCAATCGGCCTCTCACTCGGCCTGTCTGCTTGCCCGGCCAGCCTCTCGCCTGGTCGGCTCTCTGTTTGGCCGAACTTACTTGACCTTACTGCCCGATCGGCCAATCTACTGCTTGCCCTCCCGGCCATTAAGTCCGCTCGAACTTTGCTGCTTGGACTCGGAGCTCGATCTGTACTCAGCAATTAGCAGAAATCAACCTCTGCTGCTAGTATAAAATTATCAGCTCAGGTTATTTCAACAGATAAGTAAATTTAATTCGGaatatttaaattcaactaatatttCGTAAATCTCCGATAACAAATTGTTTTCTCCGCATCCAAAGTTAATTAAGAGGAATGAAGCTCACAAAGTAACACTAATTAAGTACAAGAGAGCTAGGCTAACTGCTGCTCAAATTAATTTGTAGATAAATAAACTGAAATCTAAAGTCCAAAACACGAGCCAAATTTGACCAAAAATATCCTACATATCAAAAATatagaaattataaaaaaaatgataaaatagataTTTAGAACCTCTCACAAAAGACACTAAACGTTATTTTTCAAATCCAAAATTTGACAATTACATATTTCACTAGAcaacaaatataaatttttaaaagaactaCAAATGATAAAAATATAACCTCATtctaatttctaagttaaaagttATATGATCCTTTAAAATTCAAAAAGTCTACTCTTCTTAATCCTGATTAGGATTCCTTTCATTTCTTTAATTATACTGTCCTTCTGTAATTAAGCTATGATTCCCTCAGCTTCCTCACCATTTCTTCTTCCATTACCTGTTCAAACATAAATGAATAAGACATATAGAAATTAAGATCACTGAAGAACTGATCGTCTTCTTCCTGTTCGTCTGAAACCACAGACTTGAGACTGGTTTCTGTTAACTAAAACAATTAATTAAGTAAAAACTAGTAGGTGGCCGACGACGATGGCAATGCCATGGCAACATCATTGGGTCATCCATCCTTCCCAGTACAAaaaagtcagaatatatagcgTGTTACACATGCTACACGACTGGCCTTCTTCATTATATGTTATATATTCAAGGACTACTTAGACTCATCGACTTATAGTTTGCTGTCTGTCCTAGTGTTGTTTAAATTAGGGTTTTCAGAGTAGAATATAGTATCTCAGTCAACCAAATAACCctctttatttataatttaactCCTCTTTTGTCCATGCCCTCCCTACCTTCTTGGAAGCTTCTTTCTTCTAGTTGAATATTAAAATCAAGGGGACTCCTGGGCTCGTGATCTTCTAACGCCACCATAGAAACAGCTGGCCGGCTtggaagtttaaaattagaaatacaaGGATGATATTTCTGTTTGCTGGACAAGAAGTTAAAGCGAGTaggcaatttttttttattgaattagATAGCTATACTGAAGTCACAGTGAGAATAGGCATCTTTAGATCTTTCTATACTTGCAGAACTTTGAACAAGAAATTATGTTGGTCAACAGATCTAGACGACGTaatgaaggagaaagaagagattCAAGTTGCTATTACTATtaataaagaataaaaaatgcCTAAATTTCATACTGTAGAGACAGACACACAATTGGGCACCAACTCGTGGAGATGAGTAGTTGGAGTCAAGGTCATTAGGGTTGCTGGCCCAGAGGCTTGAATGATTGATCAATCAATGAGAGAggcgaagaagaaaaagaagaagaaagagagaaatccATTAAGGTTGTAGTGTTTTGTACGTTATGTTAGATTTTTGCATATCTACATTGCTTTATTTGATGATGCTTGCATTATAATCTAGGGGTTTTCACAATGTCGATCGAAACTTCATAATTGTACCACTATCAAAATCGCATAGTTCTTTTTGACAATTGCATAGCCAAGGGGATGTAAATTCTTTAACTAGATTGATAAGATCATGTGTGATCGAGCACTAGAAGTGAGTTGTAGTATTCGTCAAAAACCTGAAGAGGTCCAGATAGAATTCAAAGATATTAAAAGACTAAAATGACTAAGAGAAGATCCTAAAGTCCTCGGGCCAATGGTGCGCACTAAGACACTCTTGCGATTAACAAGACATTGAAATTTGAATCTTAACTACAACATATTGTAGGACATGTTTCTCTAATGAGATTATAAACCTAAAAACATTGGTTGCTCTAGATGAATAACCGTAAGCAATTTCTAATTTATTCTAATGATCGATGAAAAATTTTATGAGATCAAATcgatcatttttaaaaatagtcgTATCAACGAGCTTGATACTtatattatatcaaaattttaaaaatctatactTATGCAAAAACAATCTATGATTGATTTGATACAactatatttaataaaatttacaaaccaagtaaattaaatggactcAAACTAAATCAATGTCATATAGAAATTCTAATGAGTAATTTATTGAGTTGGCAAAGtgctatattattattattattattatcctaTGTGGCCATGTTATATAGGAAGAAaagtaaatttataaaattaacttATAACCAACTATCAAATAATTAggaagtagaaaacaaatttcccCAAAAATATATACAGATCAAAAATTAATCTTTATTACCTTCTAATGAATAGGACATCATATGAGGACTGAAAAGTACGGTACTAGATTTTAAGCATTACGctaattagatacatttgatattTAATGGATATGCATGGTGACGAAAATGAGACTTGAAATGAATATATTTACATGATAGGGAGAAGGAAACACCCAGTTATTGTGGAACTTGAAAAAGATCAAGAAAACTTGGTGTTTGGATTTTTCAGAACCAGATGACCAAATATCTGACTTACAAATATTCAAGAATATTAACCATTTAAACAAACTAAACTAATTGCATTTGCCTAGCCACTAGTTATACAAAGTGGTGTCATTATCATGGAGATTTTATGACACCAAAGGGCTCAAGAAAAGTTGATGCTCCAACTTTCTGTTAGAGATGACCCAGATACTTGTGTTAGTGTTAACTTCTGCTTCTTAGTAAGTCTGTTTGGTATTCCAATCCCTTTACCGAGGGATTCCCGTCCATAATCAACAGCTTTTCGTCTCAGAGAGCACAATAAAGCAGAAGGCTTACTTTCAGCATCATTATCCTCTGCACCAGAATCAGGGTCTTCATCATCATTTGATAGTTCTTGCATTTCCTGATTCTCATCCTTTTCAACTGCTGTTTCTCCCGGTAGAGAACCATCAGCATCTTCATGCCCGCTAACTCCCCACCATTTGACTGAATGTGATGATAAACCATTGGTCGGAAACCCATATTTGAATTCATCCATGAAGGTGGGGATATGTTTTGATTGGTTCATAGGCAATCCATTTTGTATAAACCTATTTCCTTGTGGCGAAGCATTCACAGTAAGTGAAACTTGCTGCATTTTGGACGGATCCTGGGCAGGGTATCCTGTCCTGTACTCAGAAGAGACAAAATTCGATTAGGCAAAACTAGTTAACTGAACCCGTTCAACCAATTAAACTTAGGAACTAGAAGTCAAACCAGTCCAGTTGCATTAATAGACGGTTCGGATACCAAGCACATGGTTCATACTTCTTATACAAGAGATTATTTCATACAAGTAAGCCATAAACAGAGATCAACACATTTTCCAAATGAGAGATGGTGAACACACAGTGTGAGAAAGTTTGCACATTTGAGCGATAGCGCCCTCGCCAACCTTGCGCTTCACCAGCATCTCTCATGTATATTCTCAAAACATAAAATATCTCATACATAGAAATATACCTAGTAAGAAATGTATGTTTCATCTGTAAATCAAAGTCCATTGCACCTAGGATACAAGCTGAACTGGATTTTGTGACTaaacgaaaaaaaataaaagcaacatgTTAGCTTTTTTACTTGAACATTAAACTAAAAGGCATTTCGTATGTTGCATAAGCCTATGAAGCACTGGATCATGAATACCATATATCCATAGGCTGCACGCATGGCAATTATATGCCCCAGATGGTGCATGTTACAATAATCATTAAGTGGATCAGCTGAACCGAATTCAGGATTGGAACCACCATTGCATATAAGATCTATGATCTACCACTAGCCCATATCAGTTAAGTTCATCATGTGATAGACATTATCTCTAGTTGGCTTAATTGAATTGATTATGTTCATTTATATTCAAATTATGTTGTTCTATGACTAGTTAAATTTGAGAAACTCCTGAATAAGAAAAGCACATGCTTGATTGTCTATAAAGTATTATTTGCATCAAAGCATTTAGGTTAGCAAACCACTTACAAAGCAGGATGAATCACTTTGTTTGAAAATGCACCCTTGTGCATTTAGGGGAGAATGAATCAGAAAGCTACTTCATTTACTCAAGtttggaaggaaaaaaaataacagtACCTAGAaaagtataatttaaaaattgtcGGTTACTAACATAAACCCAATAGTTGGAGGTAACCATAGAATACAGGAAGAAGAAATGGTTCTTTTAATGAAGAAAAGAATATCAAATTAGTTTAAAACTGCATCCAAGGACCAAGGTATCTATGTAATCAGCACAAGTGCATATAAATTTCTGAAGGCAGtctgatttattaaaaaaatgatcATTAAACTATTAGTCCACAAGACTACAAGATGAAGACATTTGCCTAATTAACATCAATTATATCAGATACCCTGCTACAGTGTTTTTCGAAGATACTAACTCTTGGTTTAAAGTGTCATGCCGAGTTAATCAAAACAGGTGAAACATCTCGTTCCACTCGACAATCGGCACCGGCACTAGACCCGCAATGGTTGCGACGTGTTGCGTGACTCCGTGGCCGTAGCGGAGGGGTCGCTCGACCCCACAACAGCAACGGAGGGGTCGCATAACCATTCCGTTGCCGCCTCGGAGGCGTTGTGTGACCCTACGGCCGCTGCAAAGGGGTCGCACGACCACCACGGTCGCGCTGGAGGAGTAATGCAATCCTTGTGGCCATGGCTGAGGGGTCGCGCAACCCCGTGGCAGCGCCGAAGTCGCGCGAGCTCGCGAGTGTTGTCGGATTTcacttttttttaattaaacttaggttaattattttaatcaactcatagataatctaaagagactttattaaaccctaataaaattatctaatcaattttatatttatttattttaatttaaaaattaaaataaaatttttatttatttatttatctattttcatatcttttccttttttaag
Coding sequences:
- the LOC122045370 gene encoding protein NLP1-like; translation: MTSAPPLDASSAQSQRQHQILPPKKPQTKSATLIFDEISKLFSLPIAEAAPILGVCTSVLKKVCRDYGIVRWPYRKFLAGKTVDDIRRDVAKERPEILDVSKTTNQRNLVSKVISSPSGSLSTSTGYPAQDPSKMQQVSLTVNASPQGNRFIQNGLPMNQSKHIPTFMDEFKYGFPTNGLSSHSVKWWGVSGHEDADGSLPGETAVEKDENQEMQELSNDDEDPDSGAEDNDAESKPSALLCSLRRKAVDYGRESLGKGIGIPNRLTKKQKLTLTQVSGSSLTESWSINFS